The Ahaetulla prasina isolate Xishuangbanna chromosome 5, ASM2864084v1, whole genome shotgun sequence genomic sequence ttctattctcttaaccatctttcttttatttaaaaaacacagTTTATTAATAAAGATTTGAACAGGAATAAAATATacagaaaatgtatttctttttggAGCTTACATTTCATGGAAAATCATTTGCATCTTACAATTCTCTGTACAAGGCATACACTATCACAACAAAGCTTACAGTTTGCTGTGTTAACAAAAGATGGATTGCGTAATTGGTTGGTCATCTATATATTAGCCATTCATATTAAAATAGTAAACATGATTTCATTGTGAATTctaacaaaatatatttaattcaagATCCAAGGAAAATGTTAGGGTATATCTTGTATTCAATGTGTTTTCAAGTATAATTGTTCCTCTACATTTGGTTCTTTTAGGAAGTCATTCTCTCTTGTAAATAACTTAGGAATCATATCAAACATTGGTAAATTGAGGATTGTATGTGTATACCAGTAATCAGAGGTAGCCTAAAAATACTGCAAAAAACCCTAGATAATCATTCCAAACAACCAGTTCAacactttattttcttaaaatagccatttccaataaaagagaataaatgtagctcagggttgaactagtGTTGTCTGGGCAGGTTGCTTGCTTGCCGTTGGTTCATTAGCCAAATAGCGAACACCATCagtttatatatagtagcttgccctgccagtgttggtaggactgtggttttctccttgagtgAAGGAGCAGGTGGTTTTCTGCTTCAttgtttgtctggtattaatccctgTTTATTGGGTTTGGATGCTAGAGATGATGTGTTTtggtcttttcatttccttcttagtttttttaattgtctcttttgaatgatatATAAAAGTAGTTTATCTCTATGTATCTAATCAAGGAACTAATAGAGTAACTACCAAAGAAAAAAGCACATCTTCACTAATACAGCCAGGGCAAGGTGCTGTATACAAACAGGGAGCAAATCCAACGTTCATTGGCACAGATGATGTTACTTGGTGGAGTAATAAAacattggcaaaaaaacaaacaagcaagagaGCACCAGGAGCTCTACCTCCATTTTCTCATATATTGCTATGTCTTAGCATGTCCTTGATTGTTACAGAGTAGTTACATTTAGAATAGTCAGGTCTTTGTGCTTACTATAGCTACAATGTCTGAAATTAAGGCAATGGGAGAAGATAAGCAAAGATTAAAGGGACATCTCGAGAAGTTCCACAGAGAGAAATTATATAGATATGAACTATCTGTCAGTGCCAGTTTAGTGTactgttaaggcatcaggctaccaACATGGAGACCATGAATTGTAGACCCACCTTGTACAAAGCcagttggtgactttgggccagtcactttctctccaccctagaaaagaggcaaaggcaaaccacttctgaaaaaccttgctaagaaaacttcagggacttatccaggtagtctctgagaaatggtcataattgaacagaagaaaggaaaaaaacctatAGATTTATGCAAAAGAGCAAGAAGAACAGTTTGCGAGGCCATTGCATCTTTAATATTCAATTCTGCTCCAGTAGAACATCGTACAAAGAAGGACCcaagtctggaaaaaaaaagaaataattcaaggagaattattggaaatatctttttttatgCAGCACATTTTGGTTTTCCACTTCAAAATTCCATTGAACAGAAGAACAGCCTGAAGTTAATTTGTACAAGCAGCATAATTAGGTGTGGGACAACTAGCTCTCTGAATTAAGCATGTATTGTGTTCAACATAGAACCCCAAGGTTGTTTTATTACCATAAAGAAATACAAATGCATAAATTTAATAAGCACCATGGCTGACAGCAAAACTATGAAAACTTCTGCAAGTAAAATGGTTCTCAGGTCTTCCTCTTTTTATGGAAAACTATGAAAAGAAGCAATGATATAAGTTATTGGAAAGCATCTCAGAAAGGCTTTCCTTACAGTCACTGCCAAAAAGTATGCAGAGAAACAAATATTCAGACTGCCCAGGAATTTAGGACAACCTTGTTTCCATGCAGGTCTGTGCCTGACTGTGGCAATGTCTAGGGCAGAGGTGACAAACTTTTCCTGTTGACAGCCACATTCCTTTTCGAATAATACATGCCAACATTAGGTGTGTCTGAACCCAGCAGTAGAGAAAGCCAAGCCAAGCTCAAAGTGGCCAAGaatatgctttttctttttcttccctgccAAGGAAGGGAAGAGCAAGGTTTTTTTCAAGACCTTACTCTTTAAGACCTTGCTTTTCAAGACCTTACTAGAGCAAGATCTTTTTCAAAGCTGGAAAGAAAAGCAATTAGCCTTGCCTGCACACATAGGGCCGGCTGTATGGACTGcagctcccagatttccccagccagcatgcatttCTGTCAGCAGAAActatggagaattctgagagttgtcaaatttaaaaacaaaacaaaacaccaatctAATTGATTGGTTGAAATACAAAAATCAGTAGTTTAATCAGGGcggaaaaataaatatgtttaaatataaaaagaaagtttATTTCAGAATTTCAAATTTTCCCCACATTGCCCTTACTATTGTTACATTCTCATCAGTGAGGAGAAAACAATGAGTAAAATATTACATTGATGTCATCtaaaagaaaagtaagaaaaaaagcaGGGGGTGAGGGGAGTAGCCAGATTGTGAGCTAAACGTCTCAGAGTCTTTTAAAGGTCTTGTGCTAGACAGAGAACACATTAAAAATCTGAACTGATTATTTATGGTAACCCAAAATGGGCTATCATAACTAATCCCAAATATTCAAGCATATTTAAAAGGGAGAGACTAGAAAAGAGGATCCTGGATCTACTTTTGAGTAAACCAGTGtccaatttcttttaaaataaagtttgagaaaataagaaaagcttctcttcccttcccttcccttcccttcccttcccttcccttcctcaatTATTGTGTTGTAGCGCAGTGGCACCTTGGTATTCAACTGCTCTGAAACTCATCAAACTTGGTAGTCAATGAATTTTGACATGAAACTTTTGTCCCAGTACTTATTAttcatttggtactcaatgcacaagctagaacttgttggtgtCAGCTGTCATTATACTTTGTATAAATTCATTTGATACTCATTATTTCTGGATTCATTGTGCTTCTCATAACCAATTAAAgatgagtactgaggtaccactgtatttattaagatgagagtgagagagactgtCTAGCTTGCCTCAGCCTATTGATGACTTTTAGAATTCCTATTCCTGTTCAACCTGGCTATCCGTAGTTCAACTCCAACATTATTTAAACATCCTAAATATTCTACTATGCCTGTCATTCAGGTGATATGTTCCCATTATGTTTGTCCACATGCCTCTCATTTGCTGATAACCAGTCTTCCTACATATTCACGTTCTTTTTATTGCCTTTCTAGAGGTCATTTTATATTTACACTGAGGCTTGTTATACTGGTTAAGGGACTCTGTAAACTCAGGTAGCCATTGCAAGTGTCCAAGAAGGACAGCACAAACAAGTCACACTGTATATTTTGAACAAGTTTTCCCTGTTATGAAAGGCTTATCTGACCTTAgctggcttacaacattaaaactgTGAGTTCATTCCCAAAACACTGGAGAGTGAATTAAACTGTAAACTTTTGAGATGGTTTGCTAAAACCCAAACAACTTTAATTACAAACAATAATGAGTATCAATAGTATAAGCAGGCAAGTCTTTGACAGAAGTCATTTACAAACAAAATTTAATGGAATAAAAAAGGATAAGGAAAAGACATTCACTAATAGGACCAAACCTTTCCATAAAGAATGGATAACAAAATGAAaaagtaaaagaataaaaaagtaaaaggtTAAGAGCACAGCTTGAAATTAACACTAAAATGCACATTAAAGACACTAAATCATGAAGACCAACAAATAAAGTTCTGTTAGATACTTACAGTCCAGCACAGAATGGCAAATCCAAACCAGGCAACGCCCCAGGCATGTCTGTTCATGGGGCCAGTAATAGTTTCAAAGCAACCCTAGGGGAAAATAAAGAGGAAGAGGATCAGCTAGAGGCATGTAGATCTAGTTGCTAAACCTTCATTCAAAAGAAGGACTGATGTAAATGAATACAGGCAAGATTTAATGTGAACTTGTACCTGCCTGATTCATATGGAACTAGAATGAACTCTCTTGTCAATACTGGCAGTTTCCAGAATTGTGCAATATGGCTTGCAAGCCATAAATATGTGCACAAAAGTGTATgtggaaggttaaaaaaaatgtattcaggGAAATTGCTTGCAAACTATGTACACATTAACAAAAGTCCATACAAAAATGTGCATTTTAGATTGAAATTTGCACAAAAATGTTTATGAATTCTTACACAGGTATTTTTATGTCAAATTTGAAAACTGAATATGTATGAGCCAAAAAACGCCAACATGTAGGAATCATGAGAATAGTTTGTATACTAATATTtgcaaataagtaaaaaaaaaagtcatcaagcaaaaagagagaaaatacacTTCCTGGTTGGAGGTTGAGAAGATTTctctagaaataaaatatctttaaCTTCATCAATCCAACAAGGGACTGGACAATAACCAAAACAATTATCTAAAATTTCATTAATGTTTTAGCATCCATCTTTTCAAAGTAAATTTCTTCTCAAATAGCAGTACTGCTGCGGTTAAAAGTCACTGAAACCACTGATGTGATTATCCAGATTGAAATGGAGGTATCCCATTTTAAAGAATTGAGAAAATGAAGGCTATCAGGTACATAGAAATGGACTCAAGTCTATTAAAGTTATGCTATAATCAATGAGTTTGTTTTTAAGATTATCACAGAAGTCCATCCCCTCACATTTTAATCAAATAATGGTAGGTCAGTAGCTCTAACAGAGTGATGAAGAAATGGCATTATATCCATCAATAATATTTCAGCCTGTTGAATTTGTATAATTATGGTCAAGATTAAGTCCTTAAGTTTAATAAGCAATAGCAGCCCCAGAAAATCTACTCTCTGCTCTATTTCCACTTCCTTCTCCACACTCCTTCTGCAGAAGTAGTAGTGTCACTACTTTTCCTCCTATTAACAGTTAACTGGTATCCTCAGACTGACTCATTTCAAGATGGCCGCAGCAGCCATCTCTGAATTTTTCTGGAAATTGCCTTAAAATAATGGCATCAGGTgactaccttgatgaacgtatcttttcttttatgtacactgagagcatatgcaccaagacaaattccttgtgtgtctaatcacacttggccaataaaaaaaattctattctagcagTAGCATTCTGGAGAATTGCTTGCCTTAGTCCCCACAAAGCAACTGCTCTTGGTGAAGGGTTGGGAAGACAGAATGTTAGAGGTTGACTTATTTTAATTGGCAGCTATCCTGATTTGCTGCTTAATACAGCTGCTTCATTTTATCTTATGATAGGGCTGTTCTTCTCTGACAGGGGTGTAAAGCAAGGAATACAAGGTGAAGAGGAACACTTCAGCCTACAGCACCGGGAGAAAATATTATTAGCATTAATAATATTTCAGATATTAATATATCTGAAATTAATATTTCAGAGAAGGCGAATATCAACAATTCCTGCAGaacaaaaataagaagaaattctTACTGTCTGATGGTAATAACCTGGCACCCCTAATTTGCAGCCATCCAAGTTAATTGCTTTTCCTAGGAGATCCATAACACAGCACTGTCGTGGCCAGGGAAAATCTGCATCACTGTTCACCGTCCGAAAAATGGAGGTATATGTTTGCCAGTCGGTTGGACCATTCACACCACAGCATTTATTCTGGATTTATGAAGGAAAAATGCATTTGTTGGGGTACAATAATAGGGCACTGCActtgtcatttaaaaataaaatatgaaagaaattgcagtcaatttacttttttttaaccaaaaatgtgaaaaagattTACGTCCAATGAACCAGCATCAGTTTTACAATGTTTCATATTGTAAATTGTTTCACATTgtaaaaaatactgaaaattgtTGGAATGTAACAGAACTGGATGGAATACAAAAAGCACATCAAGGAGCTCTGATTTCCTCATATAGATAAGTTACCTGATAAATGCAGTATGAAATCATATCAATTGGGGGGGAAAAGTAGTTTACATTTTCAAAAGCTCCCCAAGTTTTGAGCTAACTCTGCATCATCCCATTACTTTTAGTCAAATTCATACAAAAATGTTGCTTATGGTCAAGACAATAAATAGATAGATTGTTACAATCATTCAGAACAGATCTCATATATCAACAACCTGTAGTTTGTGCAATTGCATAGAACAAATAAATTAGAAGCTCAAACAGGAGAAGGAAtgtgttagatatgtttgccaacttgagttatttgtaaaaataataaaggtgggatagaaaTGAATACATAACATAGTCCTTGAAGTACTTTATCTCTGTTTGACAGTAATCCCTGAGATCAGGACTCTTTATTCTATATGCATTGTAATCACATTCTATCAAATAGAGTTATAATTCCTTTTCAGAGTTTTTCCATGAACCCAGAAGGTTGAGAATAGAGTcagaaagcaatttttaaaatatatatccagtggtgggattcaagtattttaacaaccggttctctgccctaatgatttcttccaacagcagttcaccaaactgctcagaaagttaacaaccagttctccccaagtggtgcgaactggctgaatcccactacaatATATATCCATTGGCCAGGCTTACAGTATGTGAATGTTTGAAGATGGCATTTGTAATCTCCAAAGTTCTAAGCAAAACAATAAGATTCAAGCTGATCAGAAATTGTAAGTAGTGATGTACTACAAGCAATTTCTAATCCTATGTGTGTTCACTTTTAAATGACCTTTCCACTCAATTGGAGTAATGCATGATAGATTTATAACTGCAATCCCTTTCTTTTAAACTCCACATTGTTGTCAAACTCAAGAAGCAAAAACCACCTAGATTTCAACTGCAATCCCTTTCTTTTAAACTCCACATTGTTGTCAAACTCAAGAAGCAAAAACCACCTAGATTTCAGAACGATGTCTTCAATGCTATAAAGCTGAAAACTGTAAGATCAACTTTAGTAAGCCAATTAATCCAGAGTCTCTTTGAAATATGTCTTTCCCATGATCTGCCCATCTGGTCTGTGATGAGTCTTTTCACACAAACTGAATTTCTCCCCCATCTGCTTCCCTCAGACTTTCAGGCTAACCGTGTCACaatcttaaaaaaatattcttaaatgAGAGTGAAGAATTAGTCCCAAAGTAGTACAGTACTCTTACCTGCAACATGAGACGATTCCATGTCCGGGTAATACCTTCACTCTTCCATTTGTCATCATTGTTGATTGGGTCTGGATTCTGGTATTTTTCCAACATTTGCTTCAAGAAAAGTTCATTTGTAAGCTAAGTGGTAATGAAAGAAACGATTATGAGTTTTTCCCCCTATTTGGAGAACACTCCATAAAGTCAGAAGTCACATCCTTGGTAACATCTAGCAAATacatcttagatttttttttaattagttaaattaattttttttcagtaGTACATGCTAACTAATGTAAATAACATTAGCACAAGCTTAACCCACAAATTCTAGTTTTTGGTAGACTACTTCACTGAGTAACTTTAAGGAATTCATAGGTGAgtaagctttatttttttaaaaaaagaatgactaTATCACTGTAATGTGTTTGCTAATGAAGAAACTCTAgtcaacaaaaaaataaaatcccccAATCCACAGATGTGGTAGAAAGATTTCCTTTCCCTTTgattaaaataatgaattaaaaacTTGGTCATACCGTATAAAGGTGCTGCAAGACCTTCAACATGTTTGCAGAAATAAATCCCTCCCCTTTTAACCTCTACACTGAATTGAGAGCATCTGAGAGAACAGACACATCACTGGCAGAATACTCACAAAATCCCGATGCACTGTTGCTGTGATGCTAGAGGCCACTTCAAAGGCAAAGACGATCATCATCAGGATGATGTACTAAATATACACAAACAAAACCCATGTCACTAAGAACATTTGATACACTTCCAACTCAAACTGAGTGCTTTAACGCCCCTCCCCTGAAATCCGTCTCATTCCTTCTGTTTCTTCCTCCTTCATCTTTTAGTTTGCTAGAATTAAAAGCTTGGGAAAGAAGCATGAATGGGTTCTCAAGCAACTTTCAACTAAATTATTTGTTCATATATTGTTCATAGACCTCTACTGAAAAAGCCACATTGACcacaaaatgcaattttaaaaaatgatggaatcagaGCTGGATTAAAACAAGAATCCtgcaattccttttttaaaacagcACAGAATAGGAACCAGCTACATTTTTCCTAGGAGAAAGTTCCATAAATGGGGCTGTTGgaattccaagtaacaccctcaatgaaagaaaactctgaggcttgagtgtcctcaaagttacattttattggagatgtcatattggcagatctggaaaaacccaaatctgaaagtttccaggttttccccacccattggaaagttcaagtccctgcccaacacccacaagtccatcacatggtccaatcagacatcgtcccaactggagatgcctacCAGGTCCAGcctcccaggtgcagggcaagttgtccttgacttcttgagaaaggatgttattattatgactatatatcatacATACTCcacacaatcccccctcccagtttcctacAGTAGTAAacatggcaggtctgaaggcctaatacaaaagatggcttccagggctgacagAGGCACTATTACTGAGAATGATCTATTCCTGTTAACACGT encodes the following:
- the UPK1B gene encoding uroplakin-1b translates to MAKGDTGVRCFQGLLILGNVVIGCCGLALMAECIFFVSDQHSLYPLLEATDNDDIYGAAWIGIFTGFCFFCLSVLGIVGVIKSSRTMLLVYIILMMIVFAFEVASSITATVHRDFLTNELFLKQMLEKYQNPDPINNDDKWKSEGITRTWNRLMLQNKCCGVNGPTDWQTYTSIFRTVNSDADFPWPRQCCVMDLLGKAINLDGCKLGVPGYYHQTGCFETITGPMNRHAWGVAWFGFAILCWTTWVLLCTMFYWSRIEY